In Caldalkalibacillus thermarum, a single window of DNA contains:
- a CDS encoding alanyl-tRNA editing protein has protein sequence MTTELYLENSYLKTFRAQVCEINGEEVVLDQTLFYRGGGGQEHDTGFLIQNGKEFEVYEVKKQNGLIVHYVKQADHLSKGEVELVLDWERRYNLMRHHTLIHVLGAVVYNRYGSLCTGNQIYENRARIDFNNLSDLSEEEIKDIEEETNRQIQANHPVSSRVVSRKEAEQLTGIIKTMVNLLPPAVKNIRLVKIGEIDEQACGETHVKETQEIGTLKITKVKSKGKNNKRLEVQAIES, from the coding sequence GTGACCACAGAATTGTACTTGGAAAACAGTTACCTGAAGACTTTTAGAGCGCAAGTATGCGAAATTAATGGAGAGGAAGTGGTGCTGGATCAAACTCTATTTTACCGTGGCGGGGGAGGGCAGGAACATGATACCGGCTTCCTGATCCAAAACGGGAAGGAGTTTGAAGTCTACGAAGTAAAAAAACAGAACGGACTAATCGTCCATTATGTCAAACAGGCTGACCACTTGTCTAAGGGTGAAGTGGAGCTGGTGCTGGATTGGGAACGGCGCTATAACCTGATGCGCCACCATACCTTGATCCATGTTTTGGGGGCTGTGGTATACAACCGTTACGGTTCCTTGTGTACGGGCAATCAAATCTATGAAAACCGGGCCCGCATCGATTTTAACAATCTGTCTGACTTGAGTGAGGAAGAAATCAAGGACATCGAGGAGGAAACCAACCGGCAGATCCAGGCCAATCATCCTGTCTCCTCCCGGGTGGTCAGCCGAAAGGAGGCCGAGCAGCTGACAGGCATTATTAAGACGATGGTCAATCTCTTACCTCCGGCTGTGAAGAACATTCGTCTGGTTAAAATCGGGGAGATTGATGAACAGGCGTGCGGGGAGACCCATGTCAAAGAGACGCAAGAAATTGGCACGCTCAAAATCACAAAAGTGAAAAGTAAAGGTAAAAATAACAAACGTCTAGAAGTGCAGGCGATTGAAAGCTGA